The following are encoded in a window of Castanea sativa cultivar Marrone di Chiusa Pesio chromosome 5, ASM4071231v1 genomic DNA:
- the LOC142634319 gene encoding cysteine-rich receptor-like protein kinase 10 — translation MLGDLAIEGTKMCSFKLPRLLSCLWLITLLSLTSCTESAPAYSVHYCFNTTLFTANSTYQTNLNLVLSSLTSNSTDNNGFHNASAGGNAPDEDVVSGLFLCRGDVNTTVCQDCVTTARQDLLRRCPLNKAAIIWYDECLLRYSNQSILATINEVPGFDLPGSQNIAEAETDRFNAVLASAMNSLATKASNSDSGKKFATEEDEVTSSEKLYSLGQCTPDLTVSDCYRCFRSAIGALPMCCNGKQGGRVLLPSCNIRYEVYPFYNITSALPILPPFAPPGEKKLSSVIIVAIVIPIAVSVVLLFIGCCFFCRRARKKYNSLPEENGGVEITNVESLQFDLDIIEAATNKFSEDNKIGEGGFGAVYMGTLPNGQHIAVKRLSVRSGQGAVEFKNEVVLVAKLQHRNLVRLLGFCLGGEEKILVYEYVPNKSLDYFLFEPSKQGELDWSKRYKIIEGIARGILYLHEDSRLRIIHRDVKASNVLLDDDMNPKISDFGMARIFVVDQTQANTNRIVGTFGYMSPEYAMHGRYSVKSDVFSFGVLVLEIISGKKNTHFYQSELAEDLLSYAWKQWRNGTPLELLDPALRNSYSRNEVIRCIHMGLLCVQENPANRPTMATIALMLNSYSVTLPLPQQPAFLHRSRAKLNKPITEVESDQHTNQSNGWSVNEASFTEIYPR, via the exons atgctAGGTGACCTTGCAATTGAGGGTACCAAAATGTGTTCTTTCAAACTTCCCAGACTCCTTTCGTGTCTTTGGCTAATTACCTTGCTTAGCCTTACCAGTTGTACAGAATCAGCACCCGCTTACAGCGTTCACTACTGCTTCAACACAACCTTGTTCACCGCCAACAGTACCTACCAAACCAACCTCAACCTCGTCCTCTCTTCTCTTACCTCAAACTCCACAGACAACAATGGATTCCACAACGCCTCAGCTGGAGGGAACGCTCCTGACGAAGACGTGGTCTCTGGTCTCTTCCTCTGTCGTGGCGACGTCAACACCACAGTCTGTCAAGACTGCGTCACCACTGCAAGACAAGACCTATTACGGCGGTGTCCTCTAAACAAAGCCGCTATAATATGGTACGACGAGTGCCTTTTGCGTTACTCAAACCAATCCATCCTCGCTACCATCAACGAAGTGCCTGGGTTTGACTTGCCCGGTTCGCAGAATATCGCAGAGGCAGAGACTGATCGGTTTAACGCTGTGTTGGCCAGCGCGATGAATTCTTTGGCGACTAAAGCGTCGAACTCTGACTCGGGCAAGAAGTTTGCGACGGAGGAAGATGAGGTTACGAGTTCAGAGAAGCTGTACAGTCTCGGGCAGTGCACGCCGGACTTGACTGTGTCTGATTGCTATAGGTGTTTTCGAAGTGCCATAGGAGCTCTTCCTATGTGTTGTAATGGAAAACAAGGTGGAAGAGTTCTGCTCCCAAGTTGTAACATCAGATATGAAGTGTACCCATTTTACAACATCACATCTGCTTTGCCTATACTTCCTCCGTTTGCTCCACCGG gagaaaaaaaattgtcatcgGTAATAATTGTTGCCATTGTTATCCCAATTGCTGTTTCTGTGGTTCTTCTCTTCATTGGCTGTTGCTTCTTTTGTCGGAGAGCAAGGAAGAAGTATAATTCATTACCAGAGGAAAATG GTGGAGTCGAAATTACAAATGTAGAGTCCTTGCAGTTTGACTTAGATATCATTGAAGCTGCCACAAACAAGTTCTCAGAGGATAATAAGATAGGTGAAGGAGGATTTGGTGCCGTTTACATG GGTACCCTTCCCAATGGACAACATATAGCTGTGAAAAGATTATCTGTAAGATCTGGACAGGGTGCAGTAGAATTTAAGAATGAGGTTGTATTGGTAGCCAAGCTTCAACACAGAAATCTAGTGAGACTATTAGGATTTTGCTTGGGAGGAGAAGAGAAGATACTTGTCTATGAATATGTTCCCAACAAAAGCCTTGATTACTTTCTATTTG AGCCATCAAAGCAAGGAGAATTGGATTGGTCAAAACGTTACAAGATTATAGAAGGAATAGCCCGAGGGATTCTTTATCTTCATGAAGATTCTCGACTTAGAATTATTCATCGTGATGTCAAAGCTAGTAATGTTTTGTTAGATGATGATatgaacccaaaaatttcagattttggcaTGGCAAGGATATTTGTAGTAGATCAAACTCAAGCGAATACAAATAGAATTGTTGGAACATT TGGTTATATGTCTCCGGAGTATGCTATGCATGGACGATATTCTGTGAAGTCTGATGTGTTTAGCTTTGGAGTCTTAGTTCTAGAGATTATAAGTGGCAAAAAGAATACCCATTTCTATCAATCAGAACTTGCTGAAGACCTATTGAGTTAT GCTTGGAAACAATGGAGGAATGGAACACCCTTGGAATTGTTGGATCCCGCTTTGAGAAATTCTTATTCAAGAAATGAAGTTATTAGGTGCATCCATATGGGCTTGTTGTGCGTTCAAGAAAATCCTGCAAATCGACCTACAATGGCAACAATAGCTCTCATGCTTAACAGCTATTCTGTTACGCTACCATTACCTCAGCAACCGGCATTTTTGCATCGAAGCAGAGCAAAACTAAATAAGCCAATAACGGAGGTTGAGTCTGATCAACATACAAACCAATCAAATGGATGGTCTGTTAATGAAGCATCATTCACTGAAATATATCCTCGATAG